In one window of Opitutus sp. GAS368 DNA:
- a CDS encoding glycosyl hydrolase family 65 protein has translation MKNLWSISTNEFAGGKESLMRRGNVYQIANGYMGYRGTLDEFGPEESVGSTLAGIFDRVGSAWREPVNAPNAGFTRVSLDGAELSALGRKVRHHEQTLHFANAVFARETVFASRGKTLTLKSSRFLSAATPNLGVVQFSIRCDKAAAVTIRTGIDCNIWDLNGPHLPQLTAEKHGSVLLVQGVTNESAKRVVVAEAVGLDFGTETHETQGHRNLRAIRLHAEAGKTYTFHKYYAVFTDHDAVGTPLPAAAIEAVRQARALGYQACLGKHNAEWARKWERCDVRIEGDDEAQHALRYSILQLLMAAPVQGSANSIPARALSGQVYKGAIFWDTEMYMLPFFLHTYPEKAVELMRYRIKTLDGARRKAATEGPGYRGAFYAWESQETGDDACTYFNVGDPFTGRDLRTHFRDKQVHISGDVAIAMWEYFKLTGDDSLLLEGGAEVILECARFYYSYAYFKRDKGRYEILDVIGPDEYHERVNNNAFTSTVAKETFAIANATVDHLRKNHPKALQALLRKIDIQGELPRFREAENLLYVPAPDPQTGVIEQFDGYFQLGDATVEELKAKMVHPNEYLGAGQGLAVATKIIKQADVVAMLNLLRTRFSTEIKKANWEYYEPRTEHGSSLSASAYAMVAIEFGKLDFAYKYFLKTAKIDLEAKYKVYVGNIFMGGSHPAANGGTWMTAVLGFGGVQADENRVAINPRLCRKWKSLQFQLVYQGDGFKIKITKTSVTINPARTNTRKHTLLVAGSPAKCSPGKPVTVKYRQAK, from the coding sequence ATGAAAAACCTCTGGTCAATCAGCACCAATGAGTTCGCCGGCGGCAAGGAGAGCCTCATGCGCCGCGGCAACGTCTACCAGATCGCCAATGGCTACATGGGCTATCGCGGCACGTTGGATGAATTCGGCCCGGAGGAATCGGTCGGCAGCACGCTGGCCGGAATCTTCGATCGCGTCGGCTCCGCCTGGCGGGAACCCGTCAATGCGCCCAACGCGGGATTCACGCGCGTGTCACTCGATGGGGCCGAACTCTCCGCGCTCGGCCGCAAAGTAAGGCACCACGAGCAGACCCTGCATTTTGCCAATGCGGTGTTCGCGCGGGAAACGGTGTTCGCGTCGCGGGGGAAGACCCTCACGCTCAAATCCTCCCGTTTCCTGAGCGCGGCCACACCCAACCTCGGCGTCGTGCAGTTCAGCATCCGCTGCGACAAGGCGGCCGCGGTCACCATCCGCACCGGTATCGACTGCAACATCTGGGACCTGAACGGCCCGCATCTGCCGCAGCTCACCGCGGAAAAGCACGGGTCGGTTTTGCTGGTGCAGGGCGTCACCAACGAAAGCGCCAAGCGGGTGGTCGTCGCCGAGGCGGTCGGGCTGGATTTCGGGACGGAGACCCATGAGACCCAGGGCCATCGCAACCTTCGCGCGATCCGCCTGCACGCGGAGGCCGGAAAGACCTACACGTTCCACAAGTATTACGCGGTCTTCACCGACCACGACGCCGTGGGCACACCGCTCCCGGCGGCCGCGATCGAAGCGGTCCGGCAGGCCCGGGCGTTGGGCTACCAAGCCTGTCTGGGAAAACACAACGCCGAGTGGGCCCGGAAATGGGAGCGTTGCGACGTCAGGATCGAGGGGGATGACGAAGCGCAGCACGCGCTGCGCTACAGCATTCTTCAGCTGCTGATGGCCGCTCCCGTGCAGGGCAGCGCGAACTCGATCCCGGCGCGCGCGCTGTCGGGCCAAGTCTATAAAGGGGCGATCTTCTGGGACACGGAAATGTATATGCTGCCGTTTTTCCTCCATACCTACCCGGAAAAGGCGGTCGAGTTGATGCGCTACCGGATCAAGACCCTCGATGGAGCCCGGCGGAAGGCGGCAACGGAGGGGCCGGGTTATCGCGGAGCCTTCTATGCCTGGGAGAGTCAGGAGACGGGCGACGATGCCTGCACGTATTTCAACGTCGGCGATCCGTTTACCGGCCGAGATCTGCGCACGCACTTCCGCGACAAGCAGGTTCACATCAGCGGCGACGTGGCCATCGCGATGTGGGAATACTTCAAGCTGACCGGCGACGACTCGCTGCTGCTCGAGGGAGGGGCCGAGGTGATCCTGGAGTGCGCCCGCTTCTACTACTCCTACGCCTACTTCAAGCGGGACAAAGGCCGCTACGAGATCCTCGATGTCATCGGGCCGGATGAGTATCACGAGCGCGTCAATAACAACGCCTTCACCAGCACGGTGGCGAAGGAGACTTTCGCGATCGCAAACGCGACGGTGGACCATCTCCGGAAAAATCACCCGAAGGCGCTGCAGGCGTTGCTGCGGAAGATCGACATCCAGGGCGAATTGCCCCGCTTCCGCGAGGCGGAAAACCTGCTGTATGTTCCCGCGCCGGATCCCCAGACGGGGGTCATCGAACAATTCGACGGCTACTTCCAATTGGGGGACGCCACGGTCGAGGAACTCAAGGCGAAGATGGTTCACCCGAATGAGTATCTCGGCGCCGGGCAGGGCCTGGCGGTGGCGACCAAGATCATCAAGCAGGCCGACGTGGTGGCGATGCTCAACCTGCTCCGGACCCGCTTCTCCACCGAGATCAAAAAGGCGAACTGGGAATACTACGAGCCGCGCACCGAACACGGGTCCAGCTTGAGCGCCAGTGCCTACGCGATGGTGGCGATTGAGTTCGGCAAGCTCGATTTCGCCTACAAATACTTCCTGAAGACGGCGAAGATCGATCTCGAGGCCAAATACAAGGTGTATGTGGGCAACATTTTCATGGGCGGTTCACACCCCGCCGCGAACGGGGGCACGTGGATGACGGCCGTGCTGGGTTTTGGCGGCGTGCAGGCGGATGAGAACCGGGTCGCCATCAACCCGCGGCTCTGCCGGAAGTGGAAGAGCCTGCAGTTCCAGCTCGTCTACCAGGGAGACGGTTTCAAGATCAAGATCACGAAGACATCGGTGACCATCAACCCCGCCCGCACCAACACGCGCAAGCACACCTTGCTCGTGGCGGGGAGCCCGGCGAAATGCAGTCCCGGCAAACCGGTGACAGTCAAATATCGGCAGGCAAAATGA
- a CDS encoding glycosyl hydrolase family 28-related protein: MNSSPGKVRRAKTAAAIPLLPRLAFVVACAAGPGQAHAGVGADLPWTTYEAEAMKSTGVVLGPKYDPYLVETESSGQKCVKLGATGEFVEFSAAAKANALVIRYSLPDAKEGGGTDSSLELFINGKKARTLPLTSRYSWLYGKYPFSNQPGEGKPRNFYNELRVKDLQIAKDDVIRLQRAAADTAYCIVDFVDLEDVPAARTAPANALCVLDFGAGGKGGTDDTDALRRCIAEAQKQGRPVWVPAGDYKLTGDILVPSAVTIQGAGMWHTTFVGDEKLYGQSARRVRFKLTGRGIHLADFSIAGKLNYRNDNEPNDGVVGAGCADSTISRVWLEHTKTGIWIYNGTNLVIDGCRFRDLLADGVNLCVGTSGTVIQNCTARGTGDDCFAMWPAASDQGFVGQGPRSGHNVVRHCTGQLPFLANGGAIYGGEDNRIEDCLFTDISAGCGILISTTFPTSDEQRKIDNNFSGTTLVRNCELLRCGGYDHDWAWRGSFQVCLDRRSISGLTISRVTIRDSISSGLTIVAPGSKKGEGTLSQARLEQVNITGTGLGGSPHHDLWIRQDAVGGATLVNSQIADIRNESVNFSLLGETGEPVPGQAASGP; encoded by the coding sequence ATGAATTCATCCCCCGGCAAGGTTCGTAGGGCAAAGACCGCGGCCGCGATTCCGCTCCTCCCGCGGCTCGCATTCGTCGTCGCGTGCGCCGCCGGCCCGGGCCAGGCTCACGCCGGGGTCGGGGCCGACCTGCCGTGGACGACTTACGAGGCCGAGGCCATGAAAAGCACCGGCGTCGTGCTGGGTCCGAAATACGATCCGTATCTGGTCGAAACCGAATCCTCCGGCCAGAAATGCGTGAAGCTCGGGGCCACCGGCGAATTCGTGGAGTTCTCCGCGGCGGCGAAGGCCAATGCGCTGGTGATCCGCTACAGTCTGCCGGATGCGAAAGAGGGCGGCGGGACCGACTCGAGCCTCGAGCTCTTCATCAACGGGAAGAAGGCCAGGACGCTGCCGCTTACCTCCCGCTATTCGTGGCTCTACGGCAAATACCCGTTCTCCAACCAGCCTGGCGAGGGCAAGCCGCGCAATTTCTACAATGAACTTCGCGTCAAGGACTTGCAGATCGCCAAGGACGATGTAATCCGCCTGCAACGGGCCGCCGCGGACACCGCGTATTGCATCGTCGATTTCGTCGACCTCGAGGATGTCCCCGCCGCGCGGACCGCTCCGGCCAACGCGCTTTGTGTCCTCGATTTCGGGGCGGGCGGGAAAGGCGGGACCGACGACACGGACGCCTTGCGGCGGTGCATCGCCGAAGCGCAGAAACAAGGCCGGCCCGTCTGGGTTCCGGCCGGCGATTACAAGCTGACCGGCGATATTCTCGTGCCGTCCGCCGTGACGATCCAAGGCGCCGGCATGTGGCACACGACCTTCGTCGGCGATGAAAAACTTTACGGTCAGTCCGCACGACGCGTGCGGTTCAAGCTCACCGGCCGCGGCATTCACCTGGCCGATTTTTCGATCGCCGGTAAGCTGAATTACCGCAACGACAACGAACCGAACGATGGCGTCGTCGGCGCAGGCTGTGCCGACTCGACGATCTCGCGCGTCTGGCTGGAGCACACCAAGACGGGCATCTGGATCTATAACGGCACGAACCTGGTCATCGACGGCTGCCGTTTCCGTGATCTGCTCGCCGACGGCGTGAATCTCTGCGTCGGCACCAGCGGAACGGTCATCCAGAACTGCACGGCCCGCGGCACGGGCGACGATTGTTTCGCGATGTGGCCGGCGGCTTCCGACCAAGGGTTCGTCGGACAGGGCCCGCGGTCGGGTCACAATGTCGTCCGTCACTGCACGGGCCAGCTGCCCTTTCTGGCGAACGGCGGGGCGATCTATGGCGGGGAGGACAACCGCATCGAGGACTGCCTCTTCACCGACATTTCCGCCGGCTGCGGCATCCTGATCAGCACCACCTTCCCCACCTCCGATGAGCAGCGGAAGATCGACAACAACTTCAGCGGCACGACGCTGGTTCGCAATTGCGAACTCCTGCGCTGTGGCGGCTATGACCACGATTGGGCCTGGCGCGGTTCGTTCCAAGTCTGCCTGGATCGCCGCAGCATCTCGGGCCTCACGATCAGCCGGGTCACCATCCGCGACAGCATCTCCAGCGGCCTGACCATCGTGGCACCCGGCAGCAAAAAGGGTGAGGGCACGCTTTCCCAGGCGCGACTCGAACAGGTGAACATCACCGGAACCGGGCTCGGCGGATCACCGCACCATGACCTGTGGATTCGCCAGGACGCGGTCGGCGGCGCGACGTTGGTCAATTCGCAGATCGCCGACATCCGGAATGAGTCCGTTAACTTCAGCCTCCTCGGGGAAACGGGTGAACCGGTGCCGGGGCAGGCCGCCTCCGGGCCCTGA
- a CDS encoding MFS transporter: MSQGPEQSAAQNTVMKVLLALSCAHLINDTLQALLPSIYPVLKETYGLNFTQISNLTLTYQVTGSILQPLVGFYTDRHPKPYSLPVGMGVTLIGLVMLALAKDYFALCLAAGCVGVGSSFFHPEASRVARMASGGQHGLAQSLFQVGGNFGTSLGPLLAAAIITVHGQTNILWFTLLALAGILLLVRVGRWYQRNLGLLKPKPRAAGEAGPVRLSRGKVMLALATLVVLVFSKYFYLISLTNYYTFYLIDKFQVSVQTSQICLFVFLFAVAAGTIIGGPVGDRIGRKRVIWISILGVAPFSLVLPHLGLAGTVVFTVLIGVILASAFSAILVYAQELVPGNVGLIAGLFFGLAFGAAGIGSALLGRLADHTSIRTVFEVSAYFPLLGLFTAFLPEVEPKRRAAN; encoded by the coding sequence ATGAGCCAGGGGCCCGAGCAATCCGCCGCGCAGAACACCGTCATGAAGGTGCTGCTGGCGCTGAGCTGCGCCCACCTGATCAACGACACGCTCCAGGCGCTGCTGCCCTCGATTTATCCGGTGCTTAAGGAAACGTATGGGCTGAACTTCACGCAGATCAGCAATCTCACCCTGACTTATCAAGTGACCGGATCGATTCTCCAGCCCTTGGTTGGATTCTACACGGATCGTCACCCCAAGCCTTATTCGTTGCCGGTCGGTATGGGGGTGACGCTGATTGGGCTGGTGATGCTCGCTTTGGCGAAGGATTATTTCGCCCTGTGTCTTGCCGCAGGTTGTGTGGGCGTGGGTTCGTCGTTTTTCCACCCGGAAGCCTCACGGGTGGCACGGATGGCCTCAGGCGGCCAGCACGGGTTGGCCCAGTCCCTGTTTCAGGTGGGTGGCAATTTCGGCACCTCGCTCGGACCGCTGCTGGCGGCGGCGATCATCACAGTGCACGGCCAGACGAACATCCTGTGGTTCACGTTGCTGGCGCTGGCGGGCATCCTCCTGCTGGTCCGGGTGGGCCGGTGGTATCAGCGCAACCTGGGCCTCCTCAAACCCAAGCCGCGCGCCGCGGGCGAGGCCGGGCCGGTGCGGTTGTCGCGCGGCAAGGTCATGCTGGCCTTAGCGACGCTCGTGGTGCTGGTCTTCTCGAAATATTTCTACCTGATCAGCCTGACGAACTACTACACGTTCTACCTGATCGATAAGTTCCAGGTTTCCGTGCAGACCTCGCAGATCTGCCTGTTCGTGTTCCTGTTCGCGGTGGCGGCGGGCACGATCATCGGCGGCCCGGTAGGCGACCGCATCGGGCGCAAGCGGGTCATCTGGATCTCGATCCTCGGGGTCGCGCCGTTCTCGCTGGTGCTGCCGCACCTGGGGCTGGCCGGGACGGTCGTGTTCACGGTGCTCATCGGCGTGATCCTCGCCTCGGCCTTCTCGGCCATCCTCGTCTACGCGCAGGAACTGGTGCCGGGGAACGTCGGCCTGATCGCCGGCCTGTTCTTCGGGCTGGCGTTTGGCGCGGCCGGCATCGGTTCGGCGCTGCTCGGCCGGCTGGCGGACCACACCAGCATCCGGACGGTGTTCGAGGTCAGCGCGTATTTCCCGCTGCTCGGCCTGTTCACCGCGTTCCTGCCCGAGGTGGAGCCGAAGCGGCGAGCGGCGAATTGA
- a CDS encoding pyridoxal-phosphate dependent enzyme, with product MSSLDLATLRAAHERIRPHIKRTPVLTNEALDDARGARLGFKCENLQAAGAFKSRGACNAVFSLTDAEAARGVVTHSSGNHAAALARAARLRGIPAHIVMPAGSPQSKVRNVASFGGRITFCEPGLNAREAACAKLAAETGATLVHPFDDLRVIAGQGTATIELLEDVPDLDFVLCPVGGGGLLCGTALAAKLLKPGIRVIGVEPALADDVAQSFRAGQRIAIPTPATIADGLRTNCTGEVNLPIIRQYVDDIVTVSEAGIVAAMRELWEKLHLVIEPSAAVPYAALLERKFVFAGQNVGLILTGGNVDLESLPWLKR from the coding sequence ATGTCCTCCCTCGACCTCGCCACCCTCCGCGCCGCCCACGAGCGCATCCGCCCCCACATCAAGCGGACGCCCGTCCTCACCAACGAGGCGCTCGACGACGCCCGCGGGGCCCGGCTGGGCTTCAAGTGCGAGAACCTTCAGGCCGCGGGCGCGTTCAAGTCGCGCGGCGCGTGCAACGCCGTCTTCTCGTTGACCGACGCCGAGGCCGCCCGCGGCGTCGTCACGCACTCCTCGGGCAACCATGCGGCCGCCCTCGCCCGCGCCGCCCGGCTGCGCGGCATCCCGGCCCACATCGTCATGCCCGCCGGCTCCCCGCAGTCCAAGGTGCGCAACGTCGCCAGCTTCGGCGGCCGGATCACCTTCTGCGAACCCGGCCTGAACGCCCGCGAGGCGGCCTGCGCCAAACTCGCCGCGGAAACCGGCGCGACCCTCGTGCACCCGTTCGACGATCTCCGCGTCATCGCCGGCCAGGGCACGGCCACGATTGAGTTGCTGGAGGATGTCCCCGATCTCGACTTCGTCCTTTGCCCGGTCGGCGGCGGCGGCCTGCTTTGCGGCACCGCCCTCGCGGCCAAGCTGCTCAAGCCGGGCATCAGGGTCATCGGCGTCGAGCCGGCGCTCGCCGACGACGTCGCCCAGTCGTTCCGCGCCGGGCAGCGCATTGCCATCCCCACGCCGGCCACCATCGCCGACGGCCTACGCACCAACTGCACCGGCGAGGTCAATCTCCCGATCATCCGGCAATACGTGGACGACATCGTGACGGTGTCCGAGGCGGGCATCGTCGCCGCCATGCGCGAGCTGTGGGAGAAGCTCCACCTGGTCATCGAACCGTCCGCCGCCGTGCCCTACGCCGCGCTGCTCGAGCGCAAGTTTGTCTTCGCCGGCCAGAACGTCGGCCTCATCCTCACCGGCGGCAACGTCGACCTCGAGTCGCTGCCGTGGCTGAAAAGGTAG
- a CDS encoding VOC family protein — protein sequence MTVKKLLHTRMRVNDIERTVKFYEQALGLKVSRRHTSPRGAQLVFLATPNSAEEIEICQMPAGKSPPVTVQPDLMHLAFEVDDMTAFVAALEQKGFKLSDGPSGGSTGNVIAFIDAPEGYEVELIQRAK from the coding sequence ATGACCGTCAAAAAGCTTCTCCACACCCGGATGCGGGTAAACGACATCGAGCGCACGGTGAAATTCTACGAGCAGGCTCTCGGACTGAAAGTGTCGCGGCGGCACACGTCGCCCCGCGGGGCGCAACTGGTGTTTCTGGCGACGCCAAACAGCGCCGAGGAAATCGAGATCTGCCAGATGCCGGCCGGCAAATCACCCCCGGTGACGGTGCAGCCGGACCTGATGCACCTCGCCTTTGAGGTGGACGACATGACGGCGTTCGTCGCCGCGCTCGAGCAAAAGGGCTTCAAGCTCAGCGACGGTCCGAGCGGCGGCAGCACAGGCAATGTGATCGCCTTCATCGACGCCCCCGAGGGCTACGAGGTGGAGCTGATCCAGAGGGCGAAGTGA
- a CDS encoding DUF6498-containing protein, translating into MTAGNLGTEVGDRPGNRWADAWPDALAFAAGLGMAWYFKWETRDLVWSLWLSSLVVGYAMIVWDIFSPGMLLVTKVWGDRAMLSPEPKGPAIAGGAVLLVGGLFMLAFFTVHFGGFHFVHSVFLNVFFPLGPVKNSWPNAALYLQVLRDYWPFVLVAAVAERKAFRLAPAEPAGPEDTSVTAAAIAARKARNAQAAFASGGLMAPYKNVVRLHCLIFFFAAAHFAKLDNFLVYAVVYAVYFFPWRLLKKG; encoded by the coding sequence ATGACTGCGGGTAACCTTGGGACTGAAGTCGGAGACCGTCCGGGAAATCGCTGGGCGGACGCCTGGCCCGACGCGCTGGCCTTCGCCGCGGGGCTGGGCATGGCGTGGTATTTCAAATGGGAGACACGCGACCTCGTGTGGAGTCTCTGGCTTTCGAGCCTGGTCGTCGGCTATGCGATGATCGTGTGGGACATCTTCAGCCCGGGGATGCTCCTTGTGACCAAGGTGTGGGGCGACCGGGCGATGCTTTCCCCCGAGCCCAAGGGGCCGGCCATCGCCGGCGGCGCGGTGCTGTTGGTGGGCGGGCTCTTCATGCTCGCGTTTTTTACCGTGCACTTTGGCGGGTTTCATTTCGTGCACTCGGTTTTCCTCAACGTGTTCTTCCCGCTGGGGCCGGTCAAAAACAGCTGGCCCAACGCCGCGCTCTACCTGCAGGTGCTGCGCGACTACTGGCCTTTCGTGCTGGTGGCGGCAGTGGCCGAGCGGAAGGCCTTCCGGCTCGCCCCGGCAGAACCGGCCGGGCCGGAGGACACCTCGGTCACGGCGGCGGCGATCGCGGCGCGCAAGGCCCGGAATGCCCAGGCGGCGTTCGCGAGCGGCGGCCTGATGGCGCCGTATAAGAATGTGGTGCGGCTCCACTGCCTGATTTTCTTCTTTGCCGCCGCGCATTTCGCCAAGCTGGACAACTTCCTGGTCTACGCCGTCGTCTATGCGGTGTATTTCTTCCCGTGGCGGCTGCTGAAGAAAGGGTAG
- a CDS encoding DNA glycosylase, translating into MTRIGRQVPWSEWQPLALRLTPDVLAETLDGGQSFRWASVSTPTPVVDMEISDHRVWTGTWAGCVAQLRLRDDSLEWRAPTALRAVVASALPRYLGLDRDWAALIDALPWRSDAHLAQCLAAFPGLRILRQPFGETLLGFLCSATKQIVQIKQMCALLAERHGAEIGRARTPFRAEPAAKGLTALPFHRLPTWAELAAVPEKELRACLLGFRARYIHGTAKFIAARPGWLEETEHLPYPAAKTRLLELPGVGEKVADCVLLFGAGRLEAFPVDTWVLKSLARRYGLEGWKPAPVAHFGRAHFGPLAGLAQQYLFAWERRHGGR; encoded by the coding sequence ATGACACGCATTGGCAGGCAAGTCCCGTGGTCTGAGTGGCAGCCGCTCGCGCTCCGTCTGACGCCGGACGTCCTCGCCGAGACGCTGGATGGTGGACAAAGCTTTAGGTGGGCGTCGGTTTCCACACCGACGCCTGTCGTTGATATGGAAATCAGCGACCACCGTGTCTGGACCGGCACCTGGGCCGGTTGCGTCGCCCAGCTCCGCCTGCGTGACGACTCCCTTGAGTGGCGCGCGCCCACGGCGTTGCGTGCCGTCGTCGCTTCCGCCCTGCCCCGCTACCTCGGACTCGACCGCGACTGGGCCGCGCTCATCGATGCGCTCCCGTGGCGCAGCGACGCCCATCTCGCGCAATGCCTCGCCGCTTTCCCCGGCCTGCGGATCCTGCGCCAGCCCTTCGGCGAAACCCTGCTCGGCTTCCTTTGCAGCGCGACCAAACAGATCGTCCAGATCAAACAGATGTGTGCGCTGCTGGCGGAACGACACGGTGCCGAAATCGGTAGGGCGCGGACTCCGTTCCGCGCCGAACCGGCGGCGAAGGGACTCACCGCCCTACCGTTCCACCGCCTGCCGACCTGGGCCGAACTCGCCGCCGTTCCCGAAAAGGAACTCCGCGCCTGCCTGCTCGGTTTCCGCGCCAGATACATCCACGGCACGGCGAAGTTCATCGCCGCGCGGCCGGGCTGGCTGGAGGAGACCGAGCACCTGCCCTACCCGGCGGCCAAGACCCGCCTGCTCGAGCTGCCCGGCGTGGGCGAAAAGGTCGCCGATTGCGTCCTGCTTTTCGGCGCCGGCCGGCTCGAGGCTTTTCCCGTGGACACGTGGGTGCTGAAATCACTCGCCCGCCGCTATGGTCTCGAGGGCTGGAAGCCCGCGCCGGTGGCGCACTTCGGCCGCGCCCACTTCGGCCCGCTCGCCGGGCTGGCCCAGCAATACCTGTTCGCGTGGGAACGCCGCCACGGCGGGCGGTAG
- a CDS encoding peptide ABC transporter substrate-binding protein, whose product MPARLLRFTALCSFLALGACSRRETLVEIGTRTGILHVGNGAEPESLDPHVLNAYTDQRLEAALFEGLCALDEQSSQPAPGAAERWESSPDGLTWTFHLRAGLQWSNGEPLTADDFVQSWRRNLAPAFASAYAYLLFPIKNAEAFNAGKVTDPAALGLAAPDARTVVITLERPTPYLPVLTAATPWYPVNPRVVARFGALTDRASAWTRPGNLVGNGPFVLKEWTPGSRLVVEKNPRYWDAAAVRLNGIIFYPIENPDVEERNFRAGQLHLTNNLPLSKIPAYREGPDAARLRTDLFLQTYFIRFNVTKPPLDNPKLRRALSLAIDRDTISRTLLHGSRAPADHFVPPATAGYDSRAHVPARFDEARHLLAAAGYPGGAGLPVFELQVRNDELQPKIVEAVQAMWLRELGVRISIALLEQKVTIANQQALDYTIGVNGWVADFADPVTFLDLFVTGGGNNWTGWGDPAYDRLIAAAARTVDPKQRYELLQQAEALLLEQAPVTPLIFGARNFLIQPSVKGWEPAPVGIYQYKKIRLEP is encoded by the coding sequence ATGCCTGCGCGCCTCCTCCGGTTCACCGCCCTCTGCTCCTTCCTTGCCTTGGGCGCCTGCAGCCGCCGGGAGACCCTGGTCGAAATCGGCACGCGCACCGGCATCCTCCATGTCGGCAACGGCGCCGAGCCCGAGAGCCTCGATCCGCACGTGCTCAACGCCTACACCGACCAGCGCCTTGAGGCCGCGCTTTTCGAGGGCCTGTGCGCGCTCGACGAGCAAAGTTCGCAACCCGCGCCCGGCGCGGCCGAGCGCTGGGAAAGTTCCCCCGACGGCCTGACCTGGACCTTCCACCTGCGCGCCGGGCTGCAGTGGTCCAACGGCGAGCCGCTCACCGCGGACGATTTCGTGCAATCCTGGCGCCGCAACCTCGCACCGGCCTTCGCCTCGGCTTACGCCTACCTGCTCTTCCCGATCAAAAACGCCGAAGCCTTCAACGCCGGCAAAGTCACCGACCCGGCCGCGCTCGGTCTCGCCGCACCCGACGCCCGCACCGTCGTCATCACGCTCGAGCGGCCGACGCCCTACCTGCCGGTCCTCACCGCCGCGACCCCGTGGTATCCCGTCAACCCGCGCGTCGTGGCCAGATTCGGCGCCCTCACCGACCGCGCCAGCGCCTGGACGCGCCCGGGCAACCTCGTCGGCAACGGGCCCTTTGTGCTCAAGGAGTGGACGCCCGGCTCGCGCCTGGTGGTCGAGAAAAACCCGCGCTACTGGGACGCCGCCGCCGTCCGCCTCAACGGCATCATCTTCTACCCGATCGAGAATCCCGACGTCGAGGAGCGCAACTTCCGCGCCGGCCAGCTGCACCTGACCAACAACCTGCCGCTCTCCAAGATCCCCGCCTACCGGGAAGGACCCGACGCGGCCCGGCTGCGCACCGATCTCTTCCTCCAGACCTACTTCATCCGTTTCAACGTCACCAAGCCGCCGCTCGACAACCCCAAATTGCGCCGCGCGCTCTCGCTGGCGATCGATCGCGACACGATCTCGCGCACCCTGCTGCACGGCTCGCGGGCCCCGGCCGATCACTTCGTGCCGCCGGCGACCGCCGGCTACGATTCGCGTGCGCATGTTCCCGCCCGGTTCGACGAAGCCCGCCACCTGCTCGCCGCGGCCGGCTATCCGGGTGGCGCCGGCCTGCCGGTCTTCGAACTCCAGGTCCGCAACGACGAACTTCAGCCCAAGATCGTCGAGGCCGTCCAAGCCATGTGGCTGCGCGAGCTCGGGGTCCGTATCAGCATCGCCCTGCTCGAGCAGAAGGTGACCATCGCGAACCAGCAGGCCCTCGACTATACCATCGGCGTCAACGGCTGGGTCGCCGACTTCGCGGACCCGGTGACGTTTCTCGACCTCTTTGTCACCGGCGGCGGCAACAATTGGACCGGCTGGGGCGATCCGGCCTACGATCGGCTCATCGCGGCCGCGGCCCGCACCGTCGACCCGAAGCAGCGCTACGAGCTCCTCCAGCAAGCCGAGGCCCTCCTGCTGGAGCAGGCGCCCGTCACCCCCCTCATCTTCGGCGCGCGGAACTTCCTCATCCAGCCCTCGGTCAAGGGTTGGGAGCCGGCGCCCGTCGGCATCTACCAATACAAGAAAATCCGCTTGGAACCTTAG
- a CDS encoding sigma-70 family RNA polymerase sigma factor produces the protein MNIEPETTHASPDASSFMRAAVDRHQAPLLRYATRLLGGDADRARDVVQDTYVKLMAQPPAEVDGHVAEWLFTVCRNRTLDVLRKEGRMKRFEEGQVERLTAPEPRPGRTLERAEQYAAVLKLIGRLPHNQQEVVRLKFQNGFSYQEISRITSLSVGNVGFILHTALKALRSGMAAQPE, from the coding sequence GTGAATATCGAACCGGAAACAACCCATGCCAGCCCCGATGCCAGCTCCTTCATGCGGGCGGCGGTGGACCGCCATCAGGCGCCACTGCTGCGCTACGCCACCCGGCTCCTCGGCGGGGATGCCGACCGCGCGCGCGACGTCGTCCAGGACACCTACGTCAAGCTCATGGCCCAGCCGCCGGCCGAGGTGGACGGCCACGTGGCGGAGTGGCTCTTCACGGTCTGCCGCAACCGCACGCTCGACGTGCTGCGGAAAGAGGGACGCATGAAACGCTTTGAGGAGGGCCAGGTCGAGCGCCTGACCGCCCCGGAGCCCCGCCCCGGCCGCACCCTGGAGCGCGCCGAACAATACGCCGCCGTGCTGAAACTCATCGGCCGGCTGCCCCACAACCAACAGGAGGTCGTCCGGCTGAAATTCCAGAACGGATTCAGCTACCAGGAGATCAGCCGCATCACGTCGCTGTCGGTCGGCAACGTCGGCTTCATCCTGCACACCGCCCTCAAGGCCCTGCGGTCCGGGATGGCCGCGCAGCCGGAATGA